The DNA segment GTTTCAGCCTCTGGGATGTCAAAAGGCACCAATCCGAGCTTCGCCTGAAGCGCAAAGAGAACTACTATAAAAGCTAAAACACCCGAAACCGAATAAAGTATTGGACCATTAGCAGCCTGATACTCAAGAATTTTACCGATACTAATGCTTCCGACGCGGAATATGACCACGCAAAGCGCTATTATCATGGGAAACTCATAAGCGAAAAGCTGATTTATTTCTCTTTCAGCACCCACGGAAGCTAATGGGTTGCCAGATGCTGAAGCGCCAAGGATTATCATTATCGAAGGGATCGTGAGGAGATACCATAGAACTATTAAATCGCCCACAAAGGATGCATTATAGTTCATATTGTAAATTCCCAGCATGGTAGCAACGAGCACACTCGCCGAAAGCGCTATAGCGGGCGCAAGAAGAAAAATGGTTGGATTAGCGGACTCAGGAATCACTACTTCTTTGGTAAGAAGTTTTATCACATCGTAAAAGTTCTGTAGTATAGGCGGCCCCTTTCGCCACTGAACTCTCGCTGTGAGTTTCCTATCGAACCAGGCCGTCAAAAGCCCTACAACGCTAACGAACACAAATCCAGGGAACACTAAGTAATATAGTACCGGCATAATTTCCCCCTATAAATCGTATAACCAAAGCCTAAACCACGAAATCCTTCGCTGAATTTTTCTAATCGAACACTCATATCTAAATCCTGTGCAAACCTGGTTTGGCTAATATTCTTGCTCCCCACTCCTTCCTCTTTATGGCCTCAGTGAGCGGAATAAACATAAGCGCGCCGGATGTGCATGTAGCCACGCAAACTGGTATTTCATCCTCTGAAAGCCGTGAAATGCAAAGGTCACACTTGCTTACTATCCGATGTATGAGCTTCTCGTTTATCGCTGCGAATGGACACGCAATGGCGCAACTATTGCAACCAATGCACTTGAACTTGTGCCTAACTATGGTCCCATCCTCAAGCTTCTCTATAGCATCCCTCGGACACGCATCAATGCAAACTGGCTCCTCGCACTGACGGCAATGATAGGGAAACTGGGCGTAGTAATACGGGTCAGCATGAACAAGATTTTGCTGCCCTCTATGTTCGTAAAAACAGGCCACCTCGCAACTGCGGCAGCCTATGCATCGGTCGATGTCAAGAACTATTCTTCTCTCCTCTTTCTTCTCCTCTGCGCTAATGTTCTTAACATCAGTTTCTGGCATTATTTCCTCCGAGCTAAACTTTTTCTATTCTCCCTGTGGTCGGGACGAATCCAAAATCGTCATCCCAACCAAGAACGGCTCGTCCACTTGGCATATATACAGGCACCAAAACTATATCATCCGTAAGGTCCTCCTGAATCCTTACTGTGAATTCACCTTTGCCGTCCTTCGTTTCGACAACTACCGAGTCGCCATTCATTATACCCATTTTCTTTGCTAATGCAGGATTTATCAGGACATTGCTGTCGCTTTCCGCGGTATTCTTTCGAATCCAAGAGAACTTCCTCGTTATGCTGCCGTCACCGTGATGATGTGGCAGCGAGTAGCCAACCACTGGAATTTCTCCAAGGTCTACTTCCTTGATTTCGGGTTCTTCAGCAAGATATGCGAACGAATCCATTGATGCTATCATCTCTGATTGTTCAAAATCGGCGCTTCCACCGTAAACATCACCAATACTATCGAGAACTGCGCACTCGCAGGGATAGTCAGGGGATGGCACAGAGTCACTTAATTCGTATTTACGCTCCGAAAGACTCAAAATAGTGCCGGTTCTCTCAAAAAGGAATTTCGTCGGCAGGATCACCTGAGCGATCTTGGTTATAGCCGTAGGCAATGTTGCTGTGGCTATTCTTACGGGAATATCCTTCACTTTCTGGTAGATTCCAGGATAAGCCTCTACCGGGTCACAACCGAGACAAATTAGCGCTTCGACATCACCGGCATTTATCGCAGCCAGAGTGTTCTTGAGGTTACCCAATCCATTAGCCTCAAGGATTCTTGCCACTCCTCGCCCATTGGAACTGGTGGACATTGCTGCGAACATGAATCCTCTGGCATCAGCGAGCTGCTTCGCCCAATACCCTATGCTTAACGGGTCCATGAAACGCCCTGTCCCTGGCGAATAAAGAACCGCACAACTTTTTGCTCCCTGAAGTAAGTTAACCAGCTTATCAAATGTCGCTTTATCCACATCAATGTTCTTTACTTCGGCCTTTTCACCTCGAACCGCCTTTGCCAAAGCTTTAACTACCGCTGCCGTTCTGCCGGGTTTGGCTTTTAGGAACTGCCACGCGAACCAGCTCGTTCTCGATGATG comes from the bacterium genome and includes:
- a CDS encoding NADH-quinone oxidoreductase subunit H — translated: MPVLYYLVFPGFVFVSVVGLLTAWFDRKLTARVQWRKGPPILQNFYDVIKLLTKEVVIPESANPTIFLLAPAIALSASVLVATMLGIYNMNYNASFVGDLIVLWYLLTIPSIMIILGASASGNPLASVGAEREINQLFAYEFPMIIALCVVIFRVGSISIGKILEYQAANGPILYSVSGVLAFIVVLFALQAKLGLVPFDIPEAETELGAGIFMEYSGAALGAFKLTKAILLYVSPVFLITLFWGGIKVHGLGLLWAFLKYILIIVIMTLLRNTNPRLRIDQSIKYFWGWMTLISIIAFIFMRVGY
- a CDS encoding 4Fe-4S binding protein yields the protein MPETDVKNISAEEKKEERRIVLDIDRCIGCRSCEVACFYEHRGQQNLVHADPYYYAQFPYHCRQCEEPVCIDACPRDAIEKLEDGTIVRHKFKCIGCNSCAIACPFAAINEKLIHRIVSKCDLCISRLSEDEIPVCVATCTSGALMFIPLTEAIKRKEWGARILAKPGLHRI